The genomic stretch TTTACATCATAATAAAGCTGTAAATTCTATAGATCAATTGATATTTTCTTTGGATGAAAATCAGTTTGAAAATTTAAAGCCAGAAGTTTTAATTACGTTTGGCGGAATGATAGTTTCGAAAAGAATTAAACAGTTTTTAAGAAAATATCAACCAAAACATCATTGGAATATTGATGCTAAAAAAGCTACAAATACTTTTTTCTGTTTATCAGAATTTATACAAACACAACCAGTAGATTTTTTTAAGAATTTTAACAACTTGGTTGTTAAAAAAGAAAGTACTTATCAAGATAAATGGTTAACAATTAGAGATAAAAGAAGAGAGAAACATGCTAATTTTTTAGCCCAAACAGCACATTCAGATTTTAAAGTTTTTGAACAAGTTTTAGCTAATTTGCCTAATAATTGTCAGATTCAAATTAGTAACAGTTCAATTATTAGATATGCACAATTATTTTCTATAGATAAAAGCAATACAGTTTTTTGTAACAGAGGTACAAGTGGTATAGACGGTAGTACTTCTACGGCAGTTGGTGCTGCTTTTGCAAATAAAAATCAGACGGTTTTTATTACTGGTGATTTAAGTTTTTTCTATGATTCTAATGCACTTTGGAATAAAAATATACCAAGTAATTTTAGAATTATTTTAATTAACAATTCTGGTGGCGGTATTTTTAAAATTATACCAGGACCAAAAACAACCAACGCAACAAAATATTTTGAAACACCACACTGCTTAACTGCAGAACATTTATGTAAAATGCATAATTTCGAATATCTAAAAGCTTTTTCTACAGAAACTGTTGCGCAACAATTAAAAGGTTTCTTTGATGAAAGTGTAGAGATAAATTCTGCACAGACTCAAAAACCAAAAATTTTAGAAATCTTTACACCATGTAAAGAAAATGATTTAATTTTAAAAGAATATTTTAAATATATAAAATAATGGAATCACAAGAAGATACATACGAAGGAGAAATGAATTTGAAAGAAGGTGAAAAAGTAAACCTTGTTATAGAAACCGAAACTGGTTTAGGGTATACTGTTTTAATTAATGAAGAGTATGATGGTTTGCTTTTTAGAAGTGAAGTTTTTCAGGACTTAGAAGAAAACATGGAAGTTGTTGGTTATATTAAAAAGATTCGTGAAGATGGTAAAATCGATGTTTCTTTAAGACCACAAGGTTTTAGAAATGTAATAGATGCTGATGTTGAAAAGGTTTTAGAAAAGCTAAAAAACAGTAGAGAAGGTTTTTTATTGTTAACAGATAAAAGCTCGCCAGATTCAATTCGTTTTCATATGAAAATGAGTAAAAAAGCATTTAAAAAAGCGGTTGGTAATCTTTATAGACAAAAATTAATTGACATTAAAGAAGATCGAATAGAATTGGTTAAATAATTTATTGCCCGCCCAATCTTAAAACATTTTCATAAAAAGCATCTGCATTAGGATCTGCCGGATCCATTTTACCATAACCTATTTTATAATGGTATAATGCTTTTTTAATATTTTTACCTTCTTCATAATAACGACCAATGTAATAGTTGCCTAAAGGTGAAGAAGGAAAAAGTTTTAAAATCATTTTTCCGAAATTTAGTAATTGATCTCCGTTTTCTTTTTCGATAACTATTTTTTCTACAGCAAAAACATCTTGCTCTCTAATACCTAAGTTACTTCCAAATAAAAACTCGATATCTAAATATTTGTTTTCTAGATAAGAGATGGCATCAATTGGCGATAAATCTTTAATGTTTTTATCAAATTCTTCCTTCGAAATTGCCGAATAAATTTCAAAAACTTTTGTAATAGCTCTTGGCATTGCTTCAGAAATAGCAGAAATACTACTATTTGTATTAATCGTATCGTTTATAATATTGAAGTTTTTAATTTCTAAGCTAGAAAGTCCGGATTGTAATTGAGAAATTTTAGTCTGTTTGTTTGCCGAAAAAGAGTTCGAGTTATTTGTATAGAAGTAAAAAGTATTGTCTTCTTTTTCTAAACCAGGTAAATTATAGTTTTGTAATTGTGTGCCAATAAAATCAGAAAAAGTAGGGTTTATACATACGTATGCGTTAATGATTGGCGTTTGTTCAGCTAAAAAAGTTGTAGCTAAGTTTGCTGACGTTCCTTCTGCAATTATCGAAATAAATGGCGATGTTTTATAATTACTTTCAATCTCGAAGATTACTTCATTTCTTAAAAATTGATAGAATTTTTTATTTTCTACAGTTAAATTACCATTATTTCTATTAAAATAGGTATCTTTTTTTCTTGTGGATGTCATTTTGACACCAACAATTATTTGTTTTGGTGCTTTGTCTTTTGCTGCAAAAAGCACCGCATTACCTACATAAGCATCAAATAAGTACTCTGCATCTAAAACAATTGCTAAAGGATAATTTTTCTCTTCTTTAGCATCATATCCTTCAGGTAAATAAATTTTAATTTCTCTTTTATCATCAACATAATCAGAATTGATAGTTTTGGTAATAATTTTCTGAGAAAAAATACAAATTGAAAAAAATAAGAATATTAATAGCGGTGATTTCTTAATCATCATTTAGAATGTTTATTTTTGTAGATAAGAATCTTTTGTTCTCTTTTAGAACGTCTAAAATACAAAAATATGATACAACCCGAGTGGAAAACTGTTAAAGAATACGAAGATATTACCTATAAAAAATGCAACGGTGTTGCTAGAATAGCGTTTAATAGACCAAATGTAAGAAACGCATTTAGACCAAAAACTACTAAAGAATTGTACGATGCATTTTATGATGCTGGCGAAGATACAAGCGTTGGTGTTGTTTTATTGTCTGCAGAAGGGCCAAGTACAAAAGATGGTGTTTATTCTTTTTGTTCTGGCGGAGATCAAAAAGCACGCGGACATCAAGGGTATGTTGGTGAAGATGGTTATCACAGATTAAATATATTAGAAGTACAACGTTTAATTCGTTTTATGCCAAAAGCGGTTATTTGTGTTGTACCAGGTTGGGCAGTTGGTGGCGGACATAGTTTACATGTTGTTTGCGATTTAACTTTAGCATCTAAAGAACATGCAATTTTTAAACAAACAGATGCAGATGTAACTTCTTTTGATGGTGGTTATGGTTCTGCATATTTGGCAAAAATGGTTGGTCAGAAAAAAGCTAGAGAAATTTTCTTTTTAGGTAGAAACTATTCTGCACAAGAAGCTTATGAAATGGGAATGGTAAATGCTGTAATTCCGCATGATGAATTAGAAGATACTGCATATCAATGGGCACAAGAAATTTTAGAAAAATCGCCTACTTCTATAAAAATGCTAAAATTTGCAATGAATCTAACTGACGACGGTATGGTTGGGCAACAAGTTTTTGCCGGAGAAGCAACTCGTTTAGCCTACATGACAGATGAAGCTAAAGAAGGAAGAGATGCGTTTCTTGAAAAAAGAAAACCTAACTTTCCAAAAAAATGGATTCCATAGCTAATAATAAATTTTAGAATAACGAGATTATTTAATCTTGTAATTTGATATGAATACGTCACAATTAATTACAATGAAACCACAAATAGTAACATTTCTTATAAAATGTCCAGATCAAAAAGGATTATTGGCAAAAATTACCAATTTCTTTTACGAACGCTCTTTTAATATTGTTAGTTGTCAACAATATGTAAATGCCACAGAGAACACATATTTTATGAGAATTCGTTTAGATGCAGAAGGTGCAGAAATTTCTAGAGTTGTTTTAGAAAATAGTTTTGTAGAGTTGTCTGAACCTTTACAAATAGATTGGTCTGTATATTATGGTGATGATAGACAAAATGTAGCCATTATGGTTTCTCATACAAGTCATAATTTATATGATTTGCTGTCTAGAAACAAAGAAGGTTTATTAGATTGTAATGTAAAGTTAATTATAAGTAATCATGATAAATTAAGACATATTGCAGAAATGTTTAATGTGCCTTATTATTATTTGCCAGTAACAAAAGATACAAAAGAAGCGCAAGAAGCGCAGGTAATGAAGTTATTAGATGACAATGAAATTGATTTGACAATAATGGCACGTTACATGCAAATTTTATCTTCTAACTTTATTAACAAATATCCAGAAAGAATAATTAATATTCATCATTCTTTTTTACCAGCTTTTCAAGGTGCAAATCCTTATAAAAAAGCCTATGAAAGAGGTGTAAAGTTAATTGGAGCAACAGCACATTATGCTACAGAAGATTTAGATGAAGGCCCAATTATCGAGCAAGATGTAGAACCTGTTACACACGAAAGTACACCGTTTACGTTAAAAAGAATTGGTGCAGATATAGAAAAGTTGGTTTTAGCAAGAGCAGTTAAAAATCATTTAAATCATCAAATAATAGTTTCAGGAAATAGAGCTATTGTTTTTCCAGAAGCAGGAGAATAATTTTTAATTATAAATGATCAATTACGGGTGTAATATTCGTAATTAAAATTAGTAATTGAGTATGAAAATAATTTGTATTGGGCGCAATTACGCAAAACATATAGAAGAATTGGCGAATGAAAAACCAGAAAATCCTGTTGTTTTTTTAAAACCAGATTCAGCAATTTTACCTAGAAAAAACCCTTTTTTCATTCCGCCTTTTTCTAATGATGTTCATTACGAAGTAGAGGTTTTAGTAAAGATAAACAAAGTAGGTAAACATATAGACACAAAGTTTGCGCATAAATATTATGATGAAATTGGTTTAGGAATCGATTTAACAGCAAGAGATGTACAAGCTAAATGCAAAGAGAAAGGATTGCCTTGGGAAAAAGCAAAAGCTTTTGATGGAAGCGCAGTTGTTGGTGAGTTCTATCCGAAGGAAAACTTTGATTTAGAAAATTTAAATTTTCAATTGTATAAAAATGATGCCATAGTACAAGACGGAAACACTAATGCAATGTTGTGGAAAATTGATGAATTAATTGCATATGTTTCTCAATATTTTACATTAAAAAAAGGAGATATTATTTATACAGGTACACCAGCTGGTGTTGGCAAAGTTGCCGAAAATGATACTTTAAAAGGGGTAATAGAAGGGAAAGAAGCTTTTAATATTAGAGTAAAATAAAGTTGGTTAATTTTGTTTTTCAAATAATAGCTTCTGTATTTATAGGTAGTTGTTTTGTTTATTTAGCAAAACGTTATCAGAAAAATCAAACAATCTATTTTTTTATCGGCTTTACTATATCCATAGCAATAAGATTAATTTATTTGCTAGTTTATGGCTTTGTTAAAGATTTTGAAATTACCCAAGAATATAGTTACAACAAAAATTTATCAGTCTTATTAAGTATTATTATTCCGTATATTCTATTTGTGTTTTTAAGAAAAAGACTAGCAAAAAATAACGGAAACGATACAGATATAAATGAAATAGGAAAAGAATGAATGCAGAAATTATAACAATAGGAGATGAAATTTTAATTGGTCAAATTGTTGATACAAATTCTCAATTTATTGGTCAGCAATTAAATAAAATAGGAGTATCGGTTTATCAAGTTACATCTATTCAAGATGATAAACAGCATATTTTAAACGCATTAAAAGAAGCACAAGAAAGAGTAGATATTGTTATTTTAACTGGCGGATTAGGACCAACAAAAGACGATATTACCAAGAAAACAATTGCAACTTACTTTAAAGATGATGAGGTTGTAGAGTATCCAGAAGTTATTGCTCATATAAAAGCACTTTTTAAAAAAATAAATCATCCTTTTAAAGAAATTCAAAAAACACAAGCACAATTGCCTTCTAAAGCAACTTTGTTAATGAATACATTTGGTACAGCACCCGGAATGTGGTTTTTCGAAAACGAAACGGTTTTTGTATCATTACCAGGCGTACCTTATGAGATGAAAGGATTAATTGTAAATGAAGTATTGCCTAGAATTCAAAAGCAATATCAGTTACCTTATATATTTCATAAGACAATTATGACTTATGGAGCCGGAGAAAGTACTATCGCAGAAACATTAGAGCATTTTGAAGACAATCTACCAAGTTATATAAAGTTGGCGTATTTACCATCTTTTGGTAAAGTTCGTTTACGTTTATCTGCAAAAGGTACAGATAGAGAACTTTTAGAAAAAGAATTAACATCTAAAGTAGATGAAGTTTATAAATTGATTCCAGAATTTATAACTGGTTTAGATGACGATAACTCCCTAGAAAAGCGAGTAGGAGAGTTGCTAACAAAAAATAAAAAAACATTAGCGACTGCAGAAAGTTTAACTGGTGGTAAAATTGCAGCAACTTTGGTCGCGGTTCCTGGATCTTCTTCATACTATAAAGGAAGTATTGTTGCATACTCCGAAGAAGCTAAAATAAATTTACTAGATGTTTCTGCAGAAATTATAAAAGAGCATTCTGTAGTTAGTAAACAGGTTGCGTTAGCAATGGCTAAAGGTTTAAAAAATAAATTAAAAACAGATTTTGCAGTTGCTGTTACAGGTAACGCAGGACCTACACAAGATAAGACAGATAAAAGTGTTGGAGTTGTTTTTATTGCTTTTGTGTCTGATAATGAGAAGTTTGTAAGAGAGTTTGATTTTGGTCAACCTAGAGAAAAAGTAATTAATAGAACTGTAAGCAAAGCATTAGAAATTCTTCAGAAAGAAATTCTTTAAAAATTTGTAAAATTATTTTGCTCAAAACTAGATTTATTTGTAAATTTGCACCTCGTTTAGAGATAACACTAATAAAACTGTCGAAAAGATGTCTAGAGTTTGTGAATTAACAGGAAAAAAAGCAATGGTTGGGAACAATGTTTCTCACGCTTTAAATAGAACTAAGAGAAAGTTTGACGCTAATCTAATGACAAAGCGTTTTTACATTCCAGAAGAAGATAAATGGATTACTTTAAAAGTATCTGCATCTGCTTTAAAAAATATTAACAAGAAAGGAATTTCTGCAGTTATAAAAGAAGCAAGAGCTAACGGTTTTTTAACTAAATAAGTTTAAGCAGATTAAAATTATACAGAGATGGCAAAAAAAGGTAACAGAGTTCAAGTGATTTTAGAATGTACAGAGCACAAAGCAACTGGTAAACCAGGTACTTCTAGATACATTACAACTAAGAACAAGAAAAACAGTCCTGATAGAATGGAGATTAAGAAATTTAACTCTATTTTAAATAAAATGACTGTTCACAAAGAAATTAAGTAATTTAAACATATCTAGAACTCAGAATAGAGCACATAGATAAAAAACATTAGACAATGGCAAAAAAAACAGTAGCATCGTTACAAACTTCATCAAAAAGATTAAGTAAAGCTATAAAGATGGTTAAATCTCCTAAAACAGGAGCTTACATGTTTGTAGAGAAGATCATGGATCCTTCTAAAGTAAACGATTTCTTAGCAAAAAAGTAATATTTACTATATAAATATATCTAAACTACTTTCTAAAATTAGAAAGTAGTTTTTTTTGTGCCCTAATATTCCGTACTTTTGGGCGTTCCTAAAAAGGTCGCGCTTTCGGCAGTCGCTCTTTTCAAGGAGCTCCAACAAAGCCTCTATCGCTAACGCAAAAGGCTTTTTTAGTGACAATTTGACCTAACCCAACAAATGGCACGTTTTTTAACGTATTTTTTGTATAGATTAAAATATAAAAATGAGTTTTTTTAAAAAAATATTTTCAAAAGAAAAAAAAGAAACTTTAGATAAAGGATTAGAAAAGACAAAAACTAATTTTTTTGATAAACTTTCTAAAGCTGTAGCCGGTAAATCTAAAGTAGATGATGATGTTTTAGATAATTTAGAAGAGGTATTAGTTGCTTCTGATGTTGGTGTAAATACTACGTTAAAAATTATAGAGCGTATAGAAGCTAGAGTTGCTAAAGATAAATACGTTGGTACAGAAGAATTAAATAAAATTCTAAGAGAAGAAATTGCTGGTTTATTATCAGAAACAAATTTAGGTAACGAAACAGAATTTAAAATACCAGAAATACCAAATGATGTAAATGGTAATAAAATGCCTTATGTATTAATGGTTGTTGGTGTAAATGGCGTTGGTAAAACTACTACAATTGGTAAATTGGCATCTCAATTTAAAAAACAAGGTTTAAAAGTTGTGTTAGGTGCAGCAGATACTTTTAGAGCAGCTGCAATAGATCAATTACAAGTTTGGGCAGATAGAACAGATGTGCCAATTATAAGTCAAGAAATGGGATCTGACCCTGCTTCTGTAGCTTTTGATACATTAACATCTGCAGTAAAGCAAGGTGCCGATGTTGTAATTATAGATACTGCAGGTCGTTTACATAATAAAGTTAATTTAATGAATGAGTTAACTAAAATAAAAAGAGTAATGCAAAAAGTTGTTGCAGATGCACCACATGATGTTTTACTTGTATTAGACGGTTCTACAGGTCAAAATGCATTTGAACAAGCAAAACAATTTACAAAAGCGACAGAGGTAACTTCTTTAGCTGTAACAAAGTTAGACGGAACAGCAAAAGGAGGAGTTGTTATTGGAATTTCAGATCAGTTTAAAATTCCTGTAAAGTATATCGGAGTAGGAGAGGGAATTGAAGATTTACAGGTTTTTAACAAACATGAGTTTGTAGATTCTTTTTTCAAATAGAAAATTACATTTTAAATTATATCAAAAAGTCTCTAATTTTAGAGACTTTTTTGTTTTTTCACTAATTTATAAGAGCGTTTATTTTCTCCCATAAATTATTATCAAAATTAGAAAGTGCAAAATTAGAAGCATCTGCTGATGCACCCATTCTAACAATAACAAGCTTTTTACTTGGTACAATGTATATCTTTTGATCATTTTTACCGAGTGCACAAAATAAATCATTTGGTGCATTTGGTATTAAAGAACCACTAAACTCAAATTGACTTTGTGGCAGTTGGTAACTAGTTTTACCATTTAACCACCATAAATATCCATAAGATTTATTTATGTTTTGTGATGTACTCGTCGCTTTTCTAATAAAATCTTCAGAAACAATTTGTGTGCCATTCCATTTACCTTTATTCTGAATTAACAATCCAAAACGAGCCATACTTCTTGTAGTACTCCAATAAATATTTAAGTTATTTAGTTTTATCCAACTACCAGACATACCAATTTTATTTTTTAAATTGTTTTCAAAATAACTTTTAAAGGTAGTCTTACTTGCAGTAGCGATAACATCTTGCATCTTCAAATATACATTATGATATGCCCAACGATTATTAGCATCAGCAATATATTTTAAGTTGTCAGCAGAAATAGAATCACCTAAACTATCATCTAAACCAGAAGTCATATTTAATAAATTTTCGCAAGTAATCAAGTTTTCTTTATCAATAGGTATACTTGTCCAATTTTGATTTAAATAGGTACTAACTTTCTCGTCTAAACTTATAAGATTGTTGTCATTTGCGATTCCTGCAACAGTAGCAGTAAGTGTTTTGCCAGCACTTGCCCAATACCAATTAGTGCTAGCAGTATGGTTGTTAAAATAATTTTCTACTACAATTCTACCATCGTATAGAATTATAAAACCTTTGGTGTTTTTTTCCTCTAAATAATCTAGTAGTGGTTGTAGCTCAGCTTCATTCCAATTAAGTTCATTTAAAGAAATAGCATCCCAATTATCAGTATTATTATCAGGATAATAAGTTTCTAGATTTGGGGTTTCTAAATTTTCTTCAATTTTATTTTCTGTACTGCAAGAAAAAAGTAATAGAGTTGTAAAAAAACAAATAAGATGCTTCATGTAAAATCTTTGTTTTTAAGACTGTTAATTATTAAAATGGTTTAAAATTGTATATTTGAAAATATAGCTTAATTTATGAAAAAACTACTATTTATTTTATCAATCGGCCTTTTTTTATCTGCATGTGATAAGAAAGCAGAAAAACAACATAATGTAATTTTTAAAAAATATGATGAAGAAGGTGCACTAAAAGAGCAGCAAAATCATAAAAATAAAAGAATGCAATTTAAATTGTTTCAGTCTAAATATTTAGATATGAACACAGTTTTTAAACCCTTTGAAAATGATTTATCTACTTTTTCTAATGAAGATTATAATAGTTTAAAACCGTTAATTTTAGAGAAAGACATACCAACGATACAGCAAAACATAAAAAGCGGTAAACTTTCTTACGAAAAGTTAACTCTTTTTTATTTATATAGAATTAGAAAGTTTGAAAGTGATTCTACAAAATCATTAAATAGCATTATTAGTCTTAATCCTAATGTATTAAAAGAAGCAAGAGAAAAAGATCAAAGTAAAACGTCTATTTCTGATTTCTCTATTTTTGGAATGCCAATTCTTTTAAAAGATAATATCAATACAAAAGGTATGCCTACAACTGCTGGTGCAATTTCCTTGGCAGAAAATAATAATACAGAAGATGCATTTATCGTAAATAAACTAAAAGAAAACGGAGCATTGATTTTAGGAAAAGTAAATTTAAGTGAATGGGCTTATTTCTTTTGCTCTGGTTGCCCATTAGGCTATTCTGCTGTTGGTGGTCAAACCTTGAACCCTTATGGTAGAGGTCAATTTGAAACGGGAGGGAGTTCTGCTGGAAGTGGTGTTACAGTAGCAGCAAATTTTGCTGTTGCAGCTGTAGGAACAGAAACTGCGGGTTCTATAACTTCACCATCTAGTTTAAATTCTGTGGTGGGTTTAAAACCAACTATTGGGGTTTTAAGTAGAACAGGTATTGTGCCTATTTCTAGCACTTTAGATACACCTGGTCCAATGACAAAAAATGTTATTGATAATGCCATTTTTATGAATGCTATGTTAGGTTTTGATAAACTAGACTCGGCATCTAAATCTATTGATGAAGATTATTTTCAGAACGGATTTAAAAATAGTTTAGACGGAACAAAATTAGGTGTAATTAAAGGTCTTTTGTCAGATTCGATATATGCTTTAACTGTTGATAAATTAAGAAAAGTTGGTGTAGAAATTGAAGAAATTACTCCGCCAGAAATTTCTTTTGATGGATTTACAACATTGTTAAACATTGATATGAAAATAGATTTACCAAAATATTTATCTACAAATGGCGATAAAAACATAATGCATAAATCAGTAAAAGATATTACTATTTTTAATTTAAAAGATAGTTTACTTAGAGCGCCTTATGGGCAGCAGTTGTTTGACGGTATTGTTAAAGATGAAACAACTTTAAGTGAATTAGAAACAATTAAGAAGCAATTAAATAATGAAGGAATTAAATATTTAAATGCATTAAAAGAGCAAAATTTAGATGCAATCTTATCTATAAACAATTATCATTCTGGTATTGCTGCAGTAGCAAAATACCCAACACTTACTGTGCCTATGGGATATAAAGATAGTGGTGAGCCAATAAGTTTAACCTTTATAGGTGTTCCTTTTTCAGAAAGAAAGCTTTTAGAAATTGGCTATGCTTTCGAACAATTAACAAAAGTTAGAAAAATGCCTAAAAACTATCAATAGAAAGAATACCAATCATTTAAAAAGTACTATTTTTGCACTCGTTTTTATTTTTAAGTAAATAAAACAATTATAAATAAGATTTAAAGTTTTAAGTAAATACTACTTAGGCTAAAAGCTAGAAATATGCGTACAAAAACCATCAAAAAAAATAAGATAAATGTTGTTACTTTAGGTTGCTCTAAAAATGTTTACGATAGTGAAGTTTTAATGGGACAATTAAAAGCAAACGGAAAAGATGTTGTTCATGAAGATCCGGAAGATGATGGAAACATTGTTGTAATAAACACATGTGGTTTTATTGGTAAAGCAAAAGAAGAAAGTGTTGATACTATTTTGCATTATGCTAAAAGAAAAGAAGCAGGTGAAGTAGATAAAGT from Polaribacter marinaquae encodes the following:
- the menD gene encoding 2-succinyl-5-enolpyruvyl-6-hydroxy-3-cyclohexene-1-carboxylic-acid synthase, with translation MYPKKELAQIVISACNQFEIDTVVISPGSRNAPLTVGFSNHKEIETLSVVDERCAAFFALGIAQQTQKPVAVLCTSGSALLNYYPAIAEAFYSNIPLVVISADRPKHLIDIGDGQTIRQENVFENHILFSANLIENEKFKTRNSQLIGEALQTAVSKQGPVHINVPFDEPLYETVSELKEYHFPHISMSSLDNSHIDYDNLSNIWNDAEKKMILVGVSYPDEELHQLIDLYADDDSVLIFTETTSNLHHNKAVNSIDQLIFSLDENQFENLKPEVLITFGGMIVSKRIKQFLRKYQPKHHWNIDAKKATNTFFCLSEFIQTQPVDFFKNFNNLVVKKESTYQDKWLTIRDKRREKHANFLAQTAHSDFKVFEQVLANLPNNCQIQISNSSIIRYAQLFSIDKSNTVFCNRGTSGIDGSTSTAVGAAFANKNQTVFITGDLSFFYDSNALWNKNIPSNFRIILINNSGGGIFKIIPGPKTTNATKYFETPHCLTAEHLCKMHNFEYLKAFSTETVAQQLKGFFDESVEINSAQTQKPKILEIFTPCKENDLILKEYFKYIK
- a CDS encoding DNA-binding protein; the protein is MESQEDTYEGEMNLKEGEKVNLVIETETGLGYTVLINEEYDGLLFRSEVFQDLEENMEVVGYIKKIREDGKIDVSLRPQGFRNVIDADVEKVLEKLKNSREGFLLLTDKSSPDSIRFHMKMSKKAFKKAVGNLYRQKLIDIKEDRIELVK
- a CDS encoding alpha/beta hydrolase-fold protein codes for the protein MMIKKSPLLIFLFFSICIFSQKIITKTINSDYVDDKREIKIYLPEGYDAKEEKNYPLAIVLDAEYLFDAYVGNAVLFAAKDKAPKQIIVGVKMTSTRKKDTYFNRNNGNLTVENKKFYQFLRNEVIFEIESNYKTSPFISIIAEGTSANLATTFLAEQTPIINAYVCINPTFSDFIGTQLQNYNLPGLEKEDNTFYFYTNNSNSFSANKQTKISQLQSGLSSLEIKNFNIINDTINTNSSISAISEAMPRAITKVFEIYSAISKEEFDKNIKDLSPIDAISYLENKYLDIEFLFGSNLGIREQDVFAVEKIVIEKENGDQLLNFGKMILKLFPSSPLGNYYIGRYYEEGKNIKKALYHYKIGYGKMDPADPNADAFYENVLRLGGQ
- a CDS encoding 1,4-dihydroxy-2-naphthoyl-CoA synthase; its protein translation is MIQPEWKTVKEYEDITYKKCNGVARIAFNRPNVRNAFRPKTTKELYDAFYDAGEDTSVGVVLLSAEGPSTKDGVYSFCSGGDQKARGHQGYVGEDGYHRLNILEVQRLIRFMPKAVICVVPGWAVGGGHSLHVVCDLTLASKEHAIFKQTDADVTSFDGGYGSAYLAKMVGQKKAREIFFLGRNYSAQEAYEMGMVNAVIPHDELEDTAYQWAQEILEKSPTSIKMLKFAMNLTDDGMVGQQVFAGEATRLAYMTDEAKEGRDAFLEKRKPNFPKKWIP
- the purU gene encoding formyltetrahydrofolate deformylase, translating into MKPQIVTFLIKCPDQKGLLAKITNFFYERSFNIVSCQQYVNATENTYFMRIRLDAEGAEISRVVLENSFVELSEPLQIDWSVYYGDDRQNVAIMVSHTSHNLYDLLSRNKEGLLDCNVKLIISNHDKLRHIAEMFNVPYYYLPVTKDTKEAQEAQVMKLLDDNEIDLTIMARYMQILSSNFINKYPERIINIHHSFLPAFQGANPYKKAYERGVKLIGATAHYATEDLDEGPIIEQDVEPVTHESTPFTLKRIGADIEKLVLARAVKNHLNHQIIVSGNRAIVFPEAGE
- a CDS encoding fumarylacetoacetate hydrolase family protein produces the protein MKIICIGRNYAKHIEELANEKPENPVVFLKPDSAILPRKNPFFIPPFSNDVHYEVEVLVKINKVGKHIDTKFAHKYYDEIGLGIDLTARDVQAKCKEKGLPWEKAKAFDGSAVVGEFYPKENFDLENLNFQLYKNDAIVQDGNTNAMLWKIDELIAYVSQYFTLKKGDIIYTGTPAGVGKVAENDTLKGVIEGKEAFNIRVK
- a CDS encoding competence/damage-inducible protein A, with protein sequence MNAEIITIGDEILIGQIVDTNSQFIGQQLNKIGVSVYQVTSIQDDKQHILNALKEAQERVDIVILTGGLGPTKDDITKKTIATYFKDDEVVEYPEVIAHIKALFKKINHPFKEIQKTQAQLPSKATLLMNTFGTAPGMWFFENETVFVSLPGVPYEMKGLIVNEVLPRIQKQYQLPYIFHKTIMTYGAGESTIAETLEHFEDNLPSYIKLAYLPSFGKVRLRLSAKGTDRELLEKELTSKVDEVYKLIPEFITGLDDDNSLEKRVGELLTKNKKTLATAESLTGGKIAATLVAVPGSSSYYKGSIVAYSEEAKINLLDVSAEIIKEHSVVSKQVALAMAKGLKNKLKTDFAVAVTGNAGPTQDKTDKSVGVVFIAFVSDNEKFVREFDFGQPREKVINRTVSKALEILQKEIL
- the rpmB gene encoding 50S ribosomal protein L28, yielding MSRVCELTGKKAMVGNNVSHALNRTKRKFDANLMTKRFYIPEEDKWITLKVSASALKNINKKGISAVIKEARANGFLTK
- the rpmG gene encoding 50S ribosomal protein L33; translation: MAKKGNRVQVILECTEHKATGKPGTSRYITTKNKKNSPDRMEIKKFNSILNKMTVHKEIK
- a CDS encoding DUF4295 domain-containing protein, coding for MAKKTVASLQTSSKRLSKAIKMVKSPKTGAYMFVEKIMDPSKVNDFLAKK
- the ftsY gene encoding signal recognition particle-docking protein FtsY: MSFFKKIFSKEKKETLDKGLEKTKTNFFDKLSKAVAGKSKVDDDVLDNLEEVLVASDVGVNTTLKIIERIEARVAKDKYVGTEELNKILREEIAGLLSETNLGNETEFKIPEIPNDVNGNKMPYVLMVVGVNGVGKTTTIGKLASQFKKQGLKVVLGAADTFRAAAIDQLQVWADRTDVPIISQEMGSDPASVAFDTLTSAVKQGADVVIIDTAGRLHNKVNLMNELTKIKRVMQKVVADAPHDVLLVLDGSTGQNAFEQAKQFTKATEVTSLAVTKLDGTAKGGVVIGISDQFKIPVKYIGVGEGIEDLQVFNKHEFVDSFFK
- a CDS encoding serine hydrolase, with protein sequence MKHLICFFTTLLLFSCSTENKIEENLETPNLETYYPDNNTDNWDAISLNELNWNEAELQPLLDYLEEKNTKGFIILYDGRIVVENYFNNHTASTNWYWASAGKTLTATVAGIANDNNLISLDEKVSTYLNQNWTSIPIDKENLITCENLLNMTSGLDDSLGDSISADNLKYIADANNRWAYHNVYLKMQDVIATASKTTFKSYFENNLKNKIGMSGSWIKLNNLNIYWSTTRSMARFGLLIQNKGKWNGTQIVSEDFIRKATSTSQNINKSYGYLWWLNGKTSYQLPQSQFEFSGSLIPNAPNDLFCALGKNDQKIYIVPSKKLVIVRMGASADASNFALSNFDNNLWEKINALIN